The following proteins are co-located in the Primulina tabacum isolate GXHZ01 chromosome 11, ASM2559414v2, whole genome shotgun sequence genome:
- the LOC142519787 gene encoding uncharacterized protein LOC142519787, which yields MTAAGPITWQHFREAFLKQYYPAEVRLQKLSEFENFTQAPDMSVVKYTSQFNALGSYALEIMVDEVLKLYRFKKGLNSRIPSALAIYQLANFSDLMGVDIRAKADIRRREWENRNKHPLISQPSLGGQKFKRPDQAKLALFYARFGMKVIPGLLQFSIHDYDLTISYHPGKANKVADALSRKGTGKVTLASLSAQPCLQETVKLNQDRDPVLTKLKDQVGEGKSQDLQIDDKGILWMKRRPCVPDSDNLRQEIMAEAHKSKFSVHPGSTKMHRTSRIISGRMA from the exons ATGACAGCTGCGGGACCAATCACATGGCAGCACTTCCGAGAAGCCTTCCTGAAACAATATTATCCAGCTGAGGTCAGACTGCAGAAACTgagtgagtttgaaaatttcactCAAGCTCCGGATATGTCAGTTGTGAAATACACCTCTCAGTTCAATGCCCTTGGATCATATGCTCTGGAAATTATGGTGGATGAAGTCTTGAAATTATatcgcttcaagaagggattgaacagccgAATCCCGTCGGCTTTAGCAATTTACCAGCTCGCCAACTTTTCAGACCTAATGGGCGTGGATATCCGAGCCAAAGCTGACATTCGCCGAAGAGAATGGGAAAACAGAAATAAACATCCTCTTATCAGCCAGCCTTCTCTGGGAGGACAGAAGTTCAAGAGGCCTGATcaagcaaaacttgcact GTTCTATGCACGATTTGGGATGAAGGTTATTCCAGGTTTACTTCAGTTTTCTATTCAC GATTATGACTTGACcataagctaccatccgggtaaagcaAACAAAGTGGCTGACGCGTTAAGTCGGAAAGGCACAGGCAAAGTGACTCTAGCTTCCCTCTCGGCCCAGCCGTGTCTGCAGGAAACCGTTAAGTTAAATCAAGATCGAGATCCGGTATTGACCAAACTTAAAGATCAAGTCGGAGAAGGGAAGTCTCAAGATCTTCAGATCGACGACAAAGGAATCCTATGGATGAAAAGAAGACCGTGCGTACCCGACAGcgataaccttcgccaagaGATAATGGCAGAGGCGCACAAGTCAAAATTCTCAGTCCATCCAGGCAGTACGAAAATGCACAGGACCTCAAGAATAATTTCTGGTAGAATGGCATGA
- the LOC142517907 gene encoding disease resistance protein RPM1-like → MAECLTFVLEKLTDLLEEKVNLVNGARRDVEYVRDELERIISFLRNADSAGSSDPELDVWVRQVRVLAHDIEDIVDNFMHQIPASRDRFPGNLISCLKKLKTRHQTASEIREIKSRMKDVAERHQRYGYLKSVLNQGSSVSDGVGGGSTSSGIDRRGDELLLEEGELVGIDDRRKEVIFGVREGGLRLRVVSVVGMGGSGKTTLVKKVFDDGVVKKHFHNHAWITVSESFKMEELLKDMIQQLYGQVKLPVPLELGTMTSGRLKAMVKDFLRQRKFLLVFDDVWSAEAWEGIKHVLPDEEQGSRVIITTRFRDTVENDAYVYELDPFSEEDSWTLFCQKVFRGGSCPAHLVDICKNILRRCGGLPLAIVAISGVLSTKKVTNIDQWRTFMNGIGSELEGNDRLRSLKAILLLSFNHLPYYLKPCFMYLSKYPEDHLIEHNTLIRLWIAEGFVKQKEGRTLEEVAEGYLNELINRCLIRPMVTNDDGSVKSSCIHDLYRELIVQKSSDQNLMTLSSSENILWPKRVRRLSIHGTLRNNGVERYGSRLCSLQSFGAADSVSVSGILQLIGNCKLLKVLDLRGIPLETCPEIIFELFHLKYLCLRNSRIKRLPGLVKNLRKLEVLDLKETKITKLPTGSLKLQHLRHLLVYHHVRDSYMPYNYVNAFKALKGIGRLKSLQKLGFIEASRGGRVFKEIASMTKLRKISLTELRAIDSIVLCTMIENLHKITSLGLRAREGDILDLQLVSSPPPFLQRLYLNGRMQQFPHWVQSLSSLVKIYMRWSQLRDDPLQYLQDLPNLVHIEFLQAYTGQVLCFKAGKFQKLKLLGLDKLETLKSVIFKEGTSPLLEKLIIQRCNLLESIPFGIEHLTNMKVLEFFDMPGEFIMSDDEHLKVKHIPKVYLTHWRDGFWEVCPLEGLGKNGKSWEAGASIVRSQEQRHWL, encoded by the coding sequence ATGGCAGAGTGTCTTACGTTTGTTCTTGAGAAGTTAACAGATCTATTGGAGGAGAAAGTGAATTTGGTGAATGGGGCCAGAAGGGATGTTGAATATGTGAGGGATGAACTGGAGAGAATCATCTCTTTCCTCAGAAACGCTGATTCTGCAGGTAGCAGCGATCCGGAGCTGGATGTTTGGGTGAGGCAGGTACGGGTTCTTGCTCATGATATTGAAGATATCGTAGATAATTTCATGCATCAGATTCCTGCTAGCAGGGACCGCTTCCCTGGAAATCTGATTTCTTGTCTCAAGAAACTGAAAACCCGTCACCAAACAGCTTCGGAGATCCGGGAAATCAAATCCCGGATGAAGGATGTGGCGGAGAGGCACCAGAGATATGGGTACCTTAAGAGTGTACTGAATCAGGGATCAAGTGTGTCGGATGGTGTTGGGGGAGGGAGCACCTCTAGTGGAATTGATCGTCGAGGTGATGAACTTCTTTTGGAAGAAGGGGAGCTTGTGGGTATTGATGACCGGAGAAAAGAGGTCATTTTTGGGGTTCGGGAGGGGGGTTTGAGGCTTCGAGTGGTGTCTGTCGTGGGGATGGGAGGTTCTGGGAAGACAACTCTTGTCAAGAAAGTGTTTGATGATGGTGTTGTGAAGAAACATTTCCACAATCACGCGTGGATTACGGTTTCTGAATCTTTTAAGATGGAGGAGCTTTTGAAGGATATGATTCAGCAATTGTATGGACAGGTGAAGCTGCCTGTTCCTCTGGAATTGGGCACCATGACTAGCGGTAGGCTGAAAGCCATGGTCAAGGATTTCTTGCGGCAGAGGAAGTTTTTGCTTGTTTTCGACGATGTCTGGAGCGCAGAGGCCTGGGAAGGGATCAAACATGTGTTGCCTGATGAAGAGCAAGGCAGTCGGGTCATAATCACGACGCGTTTTAGGGATACGGTTGAGAATGATGCTTATGTGTATGAATTGGATCCCTTTTCGGAAGAGGATTCATGGACTCTTTTCTGCCAGAAAGTGTTTAGGGGGGGTTCTTGCCCTGCACATTTGGTAGACATTTGCAAGAACATCTTGAGAAGATGTGGGGGTTTGCCACTTGCAATTGTTGCAATTAGTGGGGTGCTGTCGACAAAGAAGGTGACTAATATTGATCAATGGAGGACTTTTATGAATGGCATTGGTTCTGAACTTGAAGGCAACGATCGGCTCAGAAGTCTCAAAGCGATTTTGTTACTAAGCTTTAACCATCTCCCTTACTATCTCAAGCCATGTTTTATGTATTTGAGCAAATATCCAGAGGATCACTTGATTGAGCACAACACCCTTATCCGACTTTGGATAGCTGAGGGATTTGTGAAGCAGAAAGAGGGACGAACCCTTGAAGAAGTTGCCGAAGGCTACCTCAATGAGCTCATTAATCGATGCTTGATCCGTCCCATGGTGACAAATGATGATGGAAGTGTGAAATCGAGCTGCATTCATGACTTATACCGGGAGCTTATAGTTCAAAAATCGAGTGATCAGAACTTAATGACTCTTTCCTCTTCAGAAAACATTTTGTGGCCTAAAAGGGTTCGGCGTTTATCAATCCACGGCACATTACGCAATAATGGAGTTGAGAGATACGGTTCTCGACTCTGTTCTCTTCAGTCATTTGGTGCAGCCGATAGTGTATCAGTTTCAGGAATCTTGCAGTTGATCGGAAACTGTAAATTGCTTAAAGTTTTGGACTTGAGAGGTATTCCTTTGGAGACATGTCCCGAAATTATTTTCGAATTGTTTCATTTGAAGTATCTATGCTTGAGGAATTCTAGGATCAAAAGGCTACCAGGATTGGTCAAGAATCTTCGGAAGCTGGAGGTGTTGGATCTTAAAGAGACTAAAATAACCAAGTTGCCTACTGGGAGTCTAAAGCTTCAACATCTTCGCCATCTTTTAGTTTACCATCATGTCCGTGATTCATATATGCCTTACAACTACGTAAATGCTTTCAAAGCTTTGAAAGGAATTGGACGTTTAAAATCGCTGCAAAAACTCGGATTTATAGAAGCAAGTCGAGGAGGCCGTGTGTTTAAAGAGATCGCATCAATGACCAAACTTAGGAAAATTAGCCTCACGGAGTTAAGAGCTATAGACAGCATTGTTCTGTGCACAATGATTGAAAATCTTCACAAGATCACTTCATTAGGTCTAAGAGCAAGGGAAGGAGACATCCTTGATCTTCAACTTGTCTCTTCGCCGCCACCATTCCTTCAACGGTTGTATCTGAACGGACGTATGCAACAGTTCCCACATTGGGTTCAATCTCTTAGTAGCTTGGTTAAAATTTACATGAGATGGAGTCAATTAAGGGATGATCCGCTTCAGTACCTTCAAGACCTGCCTAATCTTGTCCATATTGAGTTTCTTCAGGCCTATACTGGACAGGTATTATGTTTTAAGGCAGGCAAGTTTCAGAAGTTAAAACTTCTCGGACTTGACAAGTTAGAAACACTAAAATCGGTGATCTTCAAAGAGGGCACCTCGCCTCTTCTCGAAAAACTTATAATCCAGCGATGTAATCTGTTAGAGAGCATCCCATTTGGGATTGAGCACCTCACAAACATGAAAGTTCTTGAATTTTTTGACATGCCAGGAGAGTTTATTATGTCGGATGACGAACACTTGAAAGTTAAACATATTCCCAAAGTATATCTTACACACTGGAGGGACGGGTTCTGGGAAGTCTGCCCATTGGAGGGGTTGGGGAAAAATGGGAAATCGTGGGAAGCTGGAGCTTCCATTGTTAGGAGCCAGGAACAAAGGCACTGGctgtaa
- the LOC142517986 gene encoding transcription factor bHLH130-like, whose amino-acid sequence MSRNGNSSSFLFPNNTSNIKNISAEGEFLRSKESMGSDLFGNQQNQEHCSGLARYRTAPGSFLATLLESTADNNSSTGDDSEALFSAFLDNGHLDLNQMQCSMKQEIGGEMGYVGSYSMGMESQVHKVNNNGSNLARQTSSPAGFLSELGSMGGLGNYRIQNHAEPNSSRGMNNQINFSSPPSSTTSRFMPAIPENCNESIITTSSVDKRSAHSTRIIDSREYEPWNDSSFNVLKRTRDGDLKMFSGFNGLENQNEEITRKKPPGLVHHLSLPNTSSNTVKMQKFLHFQQDTVPCQIRAKRGFATHPRSIAERMRRTRISEKMKKLQDLFPNMDKQTNTSDMLDLAVEYIKDLQKQVKILTDTRARCICSRGS is encoded by the exons ATGAGCAGAAACGGCAATAGCAGTAGCTTTCTTTTCCCGAACAACACCagcaatatcaagaatatttcAGCCGAGGGGGAGTTTTTGAGGAGCAAAGAATCGATGGGGTCGGATTTGTTTGGGAATCAGCAAAATCAAGAGCATTGTAGTGGGTTAGCGAGGTATCGAACTGCTCCGGGTTCGTTTCTCGCAACCCTTCTGGAATCCACCGCGGACAATAACAGCAGCACCGGTGATGATTCTGAAGCTCTCTTTTCTGCTTTCTTGGATAACGGGCACCTTGATCTGAACCAGATGCAGTGTTCGATGAAGCAGGAGATTGGCGGGGAAATGGGGTATGTGGGATCTTATTCTATGGGAATGGAGAGTCAAGTTCATAAGGTGAATAATAATGGCTCAAATCTTGCTAGGCAAACGAGTTCTCCTGCTGGATTTCTCTCTG AATTAGGTTCAATGGGAGGCTTGGGAAATTACAGAATCCAAAATCACGCAGAACCCAATTCATCAAGAGGTATgaacaatcaaatcaacttttCATCGCCCCCATCTTCTACAACCTCAAGGTTCATGCCCGCAATACCCGAGAACTGCAATGAGAGCATAATCACAACTAGCTCCGTAGACAAACGATCGGCACACAGTACACGCATTATTGACAGCAGAGAATACGAGCCGTGGAACGATTCTTCTTTCAATGTCTTGAAAAGAACTCGAGATGGTGATTTGAAGATGTTTTCCGGTTTCAATGGATTGGAAAATCAG AATGAGGAAATTACTAGGAAGAAGCCTCCAGGTTTAGTTCATCATTTGAGCTTGCCAAATACATCTTCTAATACTGTCAAAATGCAGAAGTTCTTGCACTTTCAACAAGACACTGTACCTTGTCAAATCCGGGCCAAACGAGGTTTTGCCACTCATCCGAGAAGCATAGCCGAAAGG ATGAGGCGGACCAGAATAAGTGAAAAAATGAAGAAGCTGCAAGATCTTTTCCCAAATATGGACAAG CAAACAAATACATCAGATATGCTAGACCTTGCTGTTGAGTACATTAAAGACTTGCAAAAACAAGTCAAG ATACTCACGGATACGAGGGCGAGGTGCATCTGTTCACGAGGATCATAA